The nucleotide window TGTTCACCTGTGAGCTAGTACGCACTGTCAACTGCTTTGCCAGATCCTGAATCGCTTTTTCACCGTTTTTGAACGACAGATATCCAATTAATCCTACTGCCCCAAAAATCTGCAACACAAAGGGTATAATTAATACCCATTGCAAGGGAAGTGAGTGGTTTTTAAGAGAAGAGAAATTCTTTTTCATAACTCAAAGGGATTAGGCTGCAAAGGATGAGGGATAATCGCCAGTCCTTGCAATTAGTTTTCAAAAGCAGTAGGAGGGGACTGTGGCGTTATACCAATTCAAAATTAAGAAAGTGAGACTTAGCATTGTTACTAAACGCCTTTTCACTGCATAAGTAGTTTTAATTTATCTACGTATATACAGCTAGAGCAAATAGCTATTGTCTGCTCTTGCTCATTGTTAGTTCATAATGGTTTTTGAGCGATGTCTGCGACAAGTCGCTTGCACCTCTACACTCTGATTCAACGATTTAATTTACATTCTGTGATTCGAGAGTTGGCAAAGAGCGAATCAACTCTCGAATCACATCTGTTGCTGGTCGTCCTGTGCTTGAACAGTATTTGTCCAATCTTTCGGCTTCACTCGATGAAAGATTGATTGTCATCCGTTTTGCAGCCCATTTCTTATTCACGGGTTAAATTAGCTCTACTGGAAACTACTTTTCTAATATCAATCATCTAAACTGTTGCTACCACGATAGATTTGATGAATTTAGATTTAAGAAGCTATCAAGAAACTGCACTTATCCTTAAACCTGTAATGAAGTGCTTAAATAAATGCCAGAGTGTGAAGTTTAGGTAATTTAAAAACAAAGACTATGAATAGAATATAAGCTAAACGTTTTTATGCAATTTAACACTCGGTAGAAATAATGATGTTTATCAAATTATCCAAAGACAGCTTCAGGTAGCTTAAGTTAGGAATAGCAATATTTCTATTGAAGTGCAGTTACAGTTCAACAGCTTAACTGCCCCAATGCCAAGAATAGATCAGAAGACTTTCACCAAGAGCGATCACTGTTAATGCAAGATATCTCTATTCCTGTTCTGAAAGGATAGAGTAATTCAGGAACTTGACACACCAATCATTAAATGGTTGCCATAAGCTATCATCCTTTGCCAGATAGACAAGAATATAATCGTCTTTTGAAAATTCCAATCTTTCTACCATTTGTACTGGTGTGATAACTTCATAATCATCTAAACTTGCACAACAGAAACCATCTCCAGGCTCAGGAATTTCAAACGCTTCAAAGCTAGGAGGTAAATCTACTCCTGGATTTTCTACAGTTCCAGCATAACCTCTATCTTTCCATTCTTCGGCTGTTGTGAGCGATGAAGAGAAAGTTACATATTTGCATTGACAAGCCGCGTAAGCTACAGCCATTAAAGCTAAATCTTCATCTTCTGTTTCAACATAAACAGGAAGGTAAGCTAGGTTATCTTCTGCATCTGCTTCTGAAAAATCATCATCCTCTTCCTCGTCAACATTTTCATCATCACTTTCATATTCATATTCATATTCATCATCACTGTCTGCATAAAAATCTTGCCCAGCACTATAGGGTACTAAAACAATAAGCCCGTTCTTACTCATATTTTTACTTTTACTGAATTTATAGGTTAATAAGTTAGATAAATGATTGGTAGATCCTTATCTAGTTAAAAAAGAAACACTTGCAGGATATTCAATTAACAATGGTCTTTCAGGAATAAAGCGAGAATTGTACTCAGACTTTTTACCTAAACCTGTTAAATCCCCTATTTGGATAGGGCAAGCCATTGGTTTCAAATCTTGCACTTCCCAAAAAACAGCCCAAGTTGGCTTATCGCTGGCTGTAGATGGTGGACGAAACTTGGCTTTCCCTGGATATCTGCCATTGCGGGAATTTACATGACCAATGTATACAGCTTCCCACGATGCTTGTGAGTAAAAGGGTTGCTCTGTATCTGAGTGTGAAGCGTAAATTAATACTTTAACGTTCTTACCCGTTCTTGACTCATCGATTTTCCGAAATAGCTCAAAATCCATACTCCCGAAAGCAATTTTAGGTTTTTCATCACCATGCTCACTCTCTAATTGAGGTATTGCCTCCATCGCTGACAGCAAGTGCATCTCTGGAACGGGCGCAAGAATGGCAAATGAATGTGTTGCGGTCATATTTCTGCAAGAATAGTTTGTACCGTAAGCTATTTGTCCTACACCCATTTAGGCGATCGCTGCGGGGTCAGAATTAAACATCATCACTCAACATCCATATCCAAAGAAAAAGCCGCCTCAATACTTTGCGTAACTTCGCCTGTCTCAAACCGTTCTTTGAATGCACCTCGCTTTGTCGCATTTTCGGTTGAGATATCCTGCACACTCACTACCCTACCCGCCTCAAAACTGAAATCCAAAAGCGTTTCAAAAGCACTGCCCTTTTGATAACCCATGTGGATGTAGAAATCTCGAATCAAGTCTTTGCCCAACCTGATTCTTCCGGTAAAAGGAGTAAGTAGTTTTAACCCCTGATAGGTTGGATAGCCGTACTTATCTCCTGGAGGTATTTCTGGCATAATGCCCTGGATTGGTTTGTGACCTCCTTCGACTTCACCAATAACCATTTGTGTCAGGAACAAGCCTTCATTGGTGATTTCATAGGTGGAGTAAAAGCCACGATAGCAAGCGGTGTGAAGCATCTGCGGCTGCATTCCGTAGTCTTGGGGAATTACTAAGCCTTCCCCACTCAGTCCGACTAACTCGTATTCTTCACCTTCATATAAAAACGTGTCTGGGATTTGGGAGGTCATAAAATCTTTCTAAGAAGGTCATTATCTCTTTTAATCATGTACACGCTGCCATTCCTGCTATGTAATCTTATGATTCGTCAGCCGAATGCTACGAATTACCATGAGATTGTTCAACACGGGATCTTATTTTAAGTTTTCCCGTAGCAGAGGCTTGTCTAACAGCTTGCTAGTAAATCGAATCTTAGCGCAAGGCTTAACACCAACGCGGCTGGTATTAATCCAATAGCCAATATCAGGCGGACTGGCGATCATCTTGGGTGGTTTAATGATTTGGGCGATCGCCTTCACCCGTAAAATGCGATAGCGCGAAGCTGGGCGCTCTGCGCCATCGCACACAGAGCGCATCTGCTCACATTCCTGGGGACTGAATTTCCTTGGTTAGTGCTTCGTGTAAGTTGTTAAACTATGTCTTAACTTGAGGTAAAATCAACTTCATCAATCAATAATGCTGCTAAAAACCAAGCTATTCATGAGACTTGATTGCAAAAAAGATATTGTTCACTATTTTTGAACAACTTGAGAAAACTATGGAATTTAACAACAATATTGAAGCAGTGATTTTTGACTGCGATGGGGTATTAGCTGATACAATGCCTTTGCATTATGAAGCTTATAAACGAGCATTCAACGAAGTTGGGCTAACATTAGAGCGCGACTTTTTCTATAGCTGTTCTGGTGGTAAAGCCAGTGAAACATTAAAAAAATTACTGGATGGACAAAACTACAGTGGTGACTTGCTTCAATTGCATCAGCGCAAGAAGGAAATTATGTTTGACTTAATTTCTTCGGAGCAACTACGCCCATTAGCCTCAGCTCGTTTAGTTCCCTTACTGAGTCGTTGTTACCGTCTTGCAGTTGTCTCCAGTGGTTCAGCTACTTCTGTTAATTACGTTATTCGCAGTCTAAATTTATCTGAATATTTTGAAGAAATTATCACTGGTGAAGATGTTCAGTTAGGCAAGCCAAATCCAGAACCTTTTTTATTGGTTGCCGACAGGATGAGAATTGCACCATGTAAATGCTTAGTAATTGAAGATTCTCAAGCAGGTATTGAAGCTGCTGATCAAGCCAAGATGCAGAGCTTGAGTGTTTATTCATTTGTCCCCACAATCTAAACAAGATATGCACTTGTTGGGTATCCGCAAAGATATGTGCATTCTAGGGACACTTTGTCAATACTTTCGTCCTTGAACAACAGCAACACCTTCATGCACAAGTTCATGAACAAAACATAAAACCATACCTATGACTGGAACCACAGGGAATATCATTGCTGTTGCTCCCAATCTTCAATCACCAGTCCACTAACACGACTAAATTCTCTTGTGTTATGTGTGACTAATGTTAAGTTATTCACAACTGCAATCGCCGCAATTTGCAAGTCATAAGGGCCAATTGGTGAACCAAGAGATGCTAAATCTGCCCGGATAGTACCAAACATCCTTGCTGCTCTATCATCGAAAGGTAAGGAGACAAAATTATTTAAAAACACTTCTTGTAATGCTAGAGTGCGGGTAGGATTATTGCTTCGCATTGAACCGTAAAACAGTTCGGCTTTGACAACCGAACAAACAGCTATATCTGCTGGTGATAGCGACTCTAGCCTTTGCCTGACACCAGACATAGGACGGTTCAGATAAACAATGCAGGCATTAGTATCTAACAAATATCTCACTCAAACTGCTCCCTCGTGTCATATTCACCTTGGGGATATCTTTGGATTGGATCATCCGCTAACGAACCGGCTGTCTGCTCAAAAAATCCTGGCGGCCATCCTAATTCCTGGGGTGTCTTTGCTGGCGTTGATGGTTCTACTTGTTGATAAATCACCACAACTTCCATTTCCTTATCTGTTATGCCAACAGGAATCTCAAGGTGCAAAATGCCATCAGCCCCAACATGAGAACATAACTTAATACTCTGCATTACTGCTTTCTCTCACTTGCTAGTTGATTAAAGATTACGTGCTATCTCATCTATAATGCCGTATTCTTTCTTCATCACACTCAAAAGTTTCTACTCTACATCAGTCAAATACGGACACTTCAACGAACAATCAGGTTATAAAGGTGTTTTCTTACAAATACATCTATGTTAAAACTATGTCCTTTCGTGAAAGTTGCTTTATCTACAGTATTGTTCACAATGCTGGTCTGCCAGAATCCCGCTTTTGCTTGGAATAAAGCAGGTCATATGGTTTCAGGTGCGATCGCCTGTCTAAGTTTTCTTCTAAGAATGAATAAAAAGTTATCAATCACCGAAAATTACTAAAAATATCGTGAAAATAATTTTATATAGCTTTCAGACTCTCCTAAAGGTTGACAATGAGGACGATAATACAGAAATCTTATACATCTTGGCTACTCTTGCTTACAGTGTCAGTAGTTTCTTTTTTATCTGGCTGTGACAATAACCCTTTTGATAATAAACCCTTTAATCAACAAGCATGGCTAGAGAATCCTTTGAACAAAAGTAAGGATAAAAATGCACGCCTAGAGATGAGTGAAAATTTACTGAAAAACCATCTCCAAATCGGCATGACACGCCAACAGACAAGAAAATTGCTTGGTGAACCAGATTTCGTTAATTCTAACTGTGGTGATAAAAATAGTTGTGATAACTATTATTTAGGTGAATATATTTTTTTACTCACCTTCGATAGTGCTTCTAAATTAATCAAAAAAGAGATTGTTTCAATTTAATTTTCTATTTTTAAATAGATCAAGTTTTCGTGAAATGGTATGAGGTTGAATGACACGCTTGTTAAGCCCAAAGGTATGCAACGTAAGGATTGTATATCTTTTTACTTTACGGGAGGTTATACGTAGAAGGCAAGATATGATTAAAGGGATTTTATTAGCGGTAGATTTACAAAATAGCTTTTTGATTACACCTGAATGTGTTGCGGTTGTGCCAAAGGTAGTTGCTCATGCCAGTCAGTTTCATCAAGTTTGGGCAACTCGCTTTTTTAACCGCAATCCTAATTTCTCACGTCAAGTAAATTGGAACGAGATGGTATCCGGACAGGAAACAGAGCTTTGTTATGCCTTAATTGGCGTTGTCAGCAAGACGTTTGATAAGCCTTCATATTCGTCGATGTCACCTGCCCTACTCCAAGCTCTGCAAAAGGACGCTATTACTACAGTTGCAGTGTGTGGGGTTGATACAGATGCTTGTGTGATGGCTACCGCTTTGGGACTATTTGATGCTGGATTTGAAACATTCGTAGTGTCAGATGCTTGTGCTTCTAGCGGTGGACAGGAATATCATGAAGCAGCAATTAAGATATTAAAACGCAATATTGGCGAGAAATATGTGATTTCTTTTAGCGAATTGCCGACAATGTTGTCTTTGGGACTTGCATAAAAGGCGTTGCACAATCAGAATATGAATTATGCGATTGTCAGACACCTGGATGACTAACGCTCTTAAGTGTGAGTTTCAGTCCCCTTGCCAGCTAATAAGGCTTATAAACTCGGTGCAAGTCTACTTTTGTAAATCCCATCTTTTGCGTGTTTTAATCCCTTTGCGGGGTAATAAGGCTTATAAACTTTTGGTCATAGCAGGTTTTTCAGGAGTTGGTAAGGAGTTTCAGTCCCCGTTAGGGGATTTGGCTTATGGAAACATAGTAATGATCCATCGCAAGGTGAAGCGCCATCCGATGTGTTTCAGTCCCCGTTAGGGGATTTGGCTTATGGAAACCTTGATATCTTTTAGATTTTTGATATCAATTGCTGTAAGTTTCAGTCCCCGTTAGGGGATGTGGGTTATGGAAACCTTACCTACAAAAATTAGACAAACTAGCGGACAAAGTAGATGTTTCAGTCCCCGTTAGGGGATGTGGGTTATGGAAACGCCATGTTCATATCAAAAAGACAGTGTAGGCGTAACCGTGTTTCAGTCCCCGTTAGGGGATGTGGGTTATGGAAACTCTATACTTCAAAATGTAGCTTCCTAGATTTTGGTTTCAGTCCCCGTTAGGGGATGTGGGTTATGGAAACTCTAACAATTGGCTTTTGCGGACACCCAGACGAAAGTTTCAGTCCCCGTTAGGGGATGTGGGTTATGGAAACAAAGCCTCAAGCCAGGCGCATACATCCGCAAAGCCCGTTAGGGTTTCAGTCCCCGTTAGGGGATGTGGGTTATGGAAACCGCTCCGTGCTGAAACTTATACAGAGCAAGCTTCCTGGGAAGCATTTTGACGGATCAAAAATTTAGTCCATTTTCAGCCGCTCTTATTGCAAGTAATTTGCAACTCCCCTATTATTAAAAACGCTATAACTATTCTGTTTTCAAGTTTCTGGCGATTTTGGCAAATCTTCAGGGTTTTTGACCCCGCTTTGACTTGCCAAACATCAAGTTGATTCTACAATCATAAGATAAGTATTTTCTCTTGTCGAGTGCTTCAGCAGTTTAATCTGTAACTCCGTACTCTGCCTCAATCATACTCAACACTTTTTCTTTCAGTGCTGTCAAATAAGCCCGATTCAGCTTCCCTAGCGATTCCAAAAATCTCTGCACCGAGTCCTCCAGCCCACTCGAATATACCCGAATGATGCGATCAGCGAAGCTGGGCGTTCCGCCATCGCAGATCAAGAGCATCTGCTGACACTCAGTAGGCAAGTAATTAAATGACTTCAGGTGCTGCGATCCAACAGTAAACTCGCCATTTCAGGTTCTCACGGTGCAACTAAACTCGTTCACTGCCCTGACAATCGCCCAACATCCGCCTCTGCCTCTGAGTTCCGGGTTGTCTTTGACGAGGATTTGGCATACTTCGCCAATTTGGTAGATGTTTGAGACTTAAGTCTTGTCAAGCCCAGAATTCGGGTTGAATCAGGTCGCCTACGAGTGCGATTAAACTAGCAAAATCAATCCGGCTCAAGAGTATCCAAAATCGAACTTGAGCGCGGCAACGGTCGATACCTGTTAATCTCGTGATCCGCCACACAGTCATGAGTAGCGGGAACCAAGGATAAGTGGAACGAATGATACGCCAAAAAAGCTTGCAGGACATTTTTATTCAACTTCTAATCAAACCAATTTCAAGGCAAATTCACAGAAGTTAATTGGTTGCACATTTAATTCTGTACGCAATAGTGTCACAGGCTTTTCCCAAAACTGTTCCCATTTTTGAGCAATCAGAGGTTTAGCATTGCTGCCCATTTCCCATCCCTTTAAGATCGCCATCAGCAGAGGACACAGAGATTGCGGTCGCCATAAGGTCACGGCAATCAGCGCGTTGGCAATCAACAAGCTTGCTAAAGGTAGTTGAAGTTGTGCTAGATAGAAAGCTTGCAAGCCAATTTCTCCAATCTCACTTGTATCAAATCCGGTAATTACGTGCCAAATATCATGGGTCTGCCGCCAGCGATTTTCTACGTAAGTGCTATCAGAATCGATGTTTATTTCTGGCTCTAGCGTTTTAAAGCCTAACTGTTTCATGTGGCTGGCATAGGTATAGCCCAAGGAATCTGGAGGATATTGTAGTAAAGCTTCTAAATCATGTGTAGGAGCAATATAGCGTTGTGCCAAAATATCTGCTACTTCTGGCGTTGTTTTCATTCCTGCAACCGCTAGTGGAAAAGCACGGCTATCGAGTAGACTGCTACTCAATTCCCAAACAGGTTGTAGATTACCGTTTTCATCTAACAAAAGCATGACGAAAGCTTTGATGCCTTTGAGTGTCTGAACAATGGATGGCATAATATGACCTGTCAAATATGGAACTGCATAAAAACATGAACAATGCTCATTTTTAATATATGAACGTTGTTCATGTTTGTCAATGATAATCTTAAAGGATGACAAAAGAACTTTACAAAGCCTCAACCATGCGACGGCAACCCAAGCAGGCACGTAGCCAAGAACGAGTTCATCACATTTTGGATGTGGCAGAGCAGCTTTTTATCGAATTTGGTTATGAGCAAACCACCACAAGAGCTATTGCTACACGTGCTGCAATTCCAGTCGGCTCGTTGTACCAATTTTTTCCAGACAAAGACGCAATCGTCCGGGCGCTTGCTAATCGCTACTTTGAACGGGAATATCAAATATTTGTGCAACTTCATGCAGAGTTGGCAGAGGCTGATATTGCTACTTACGTTGAACGCATGATCAATGCCTTTGAAGATTTTGCACAGCAGCATCCTGGTTATCGAGCAGTATTAGGACAGTTGATCGACTTGATGACGGTTACTAATGTCAGTAAGTTTAACGAATATGACCAGCAGATATTAGTTGAACTGGCTCATTTCTTCTCACAGCGAAATCCTCAACTCGATACCACTCAATCTCAACTAATTGCGACAACCGTAGTTAAAGTCTCTAATGAATTGCTGTGGCTTTCATTTACCCGTGAGCCATTTGAGCGCAAACAACTGGTCAAGGAAATCAAAACCTTAATTACTGCCTATTTACAGACATATCAAATTTAACTATCTTAAAAATCTTCAGTACCTGCTCTCATTTTTGTAATAGACGCTTTTTCTTCTATAAAACTCAAAAGTTCTTCCTCAAAAGCAGTCAAATACGGTCGCTTCACCTCCCCCAAGTGCTTCAGAACAGCACCGGCCGCCTCTTCTAAGTTCTCAGAGTCCCGTAACTTATGGATGCGCTCGCACACCTCCTGCATCTGCTGACATTCAGCAGGCAGATAATCGAAAGACTTCAGGTGCTTTAGCCCAACTGTCAATTCTGTATCCCAAGTTCTGACGGTGCAACTAAAATCATTGACTACGGTAACAATAGCCCAACACCCACCTTTGCCCCTAAGTTCGGGGTTATCTTTGGCTAAGATTTGGCATACCTCGCCAACTTGGTAAGTGTTGGGTATTTGGGTGCGATCCATTATCTTCTGCACGGCATCTTTGACAATACGATGAGACGGTACTTTACCCTTGGCAGAGTCTACAGCTTGTTGCCATGCTTCAGGTTGAAGGTCTGGGTCAAGTTTTGTTAGTGGTCTAACTTGCCACCAAATTCTCAAAAATAGCCGCAGCTTCCATTAGATAGTAGGGCTGTCTGCGGCTAAAACCAAAGCGATCGCGGCAATATTCCTCAAACGTGCGATGGGTTGAACGGTATAATCGGCGATCGCGTAGTTGGGCTAGTGCTTTGCCTGCCTCAAAGAATGCCCGTTCCACTATGCGTTCCAAAAGCAAGCGATCGCTTTGTTCTTCTGGGGTTAATTCTGGTATTTCAACGGCAACTACATCAATCGTTGCTGATGCTGAATCTTCTAGTGAAATATCTAAGTTTAGTAATTCTGGATTGATAGATGACGCAGAGGTGGCTTTGCGCTTACGGGGTGAGGGGTTCATTCATCCACCTCTTTCTATTTATTGGTATTTGCTTAGAGTAGAGTGCAAAAGATTTCAACTGTTGTTGATATCGCTAAACAAAGAAAGCTAAAAACTTATGACTGAAGGTTACGCATCCTTTAGCTCTCCACTCTGTTTGGCGCGTTCTACTTCTTCTTCGCAAATAACTTCTATCAAATTTGATAGAGAACGCTTCCGAATCTTGGCTAATCGTTCCAAGTCAGACTTTAATGCTTCATCCAAATAAAGCGAGATTCGCTTCTTGGCTGTAACCACCGATAACACCATAACACTACTCCAAAACTATACTCCCTTCATTGTAACATGAGGGTAACGCTACCTTAACACAAAATAGTATTGTAATAGCGGTAAGGTAGTGCTACCATGTAAATAGAAAAAGCGCCCGACTCGCAATCAGAAGCGCTTTTCTAGTTCTCTTATCGAACCAACTTATTATGACTCACCAGATATACTCTCATCAATCCCTGGAACGCAAATCTATTGCTCGGCTCAAGCAAATCTACAGCGAAATCGGCTGCACAACCACAGTACGAGACAGACGGTGCAAGGATGCCTGGATTAGCGCAATCGCCCAACACCAAGCCCAGCGCATCCACAGAATCGCTCCGGCTGCCCTCGACCAACAAGCGATCGCCCAAGAAGAACTAGAGAACTTCATCGCCCAGCAAGCCGAAGAAATTGCACCAGAGGAACTGACAACAGTAGAAATAAACCCTCATCACTTTGAAGTCTTCGCAGGCAAAAGACTGGTTGCCTACATCAGCTATGACCATGAACATGTGACTCAACCTTGGGTGGTTATGGTGTGTGGTGAAGAAAAGTTCCGTCACTTTGCTATTTCTCAATGCCACCGCTTCATTGATTGGCATTACCTAGATGGCACACTCAACCCCCCAGCCCAAGCCGAAGTTCCAGAAGTTACTACAGTCCAAGAAATCTCTTTCTACGACCAAGAGGTAGTTGTCGAAGGAGAACCCATAGCCACCGTTGAGTTTGACGACCACAATTATCAAGACCTTTACTGGCGAGTAATGGTTAATGGCAGCGAGATTTTCCGCGACACGACCCCCGCTAAATGCCACAGCTACGTCAAGCAACAGTATCAGCAAGGGATGTTACCCATGCAGGAAGAAGCTCTTGAACAGGGAGAGTCTTCCCCCCTGCTCCCTGTTCAAGAGCTTCTTCCAAAAACCGAATCATGGCGCATATCTTCAACGAGTGCCAGAAGTACGGTTTTGAAATTCTCAACGATGGCATCTACAAAGACGGCATCAAGTTGGGGCAAGTCGGATGCACTAACGGGAACTGGTGGGTAATCCTGGGGTCTTCTGGTCAACCCCAGTATTCTTACTCAGTGTTTGATGCTGTGCGATTTCTCGCTACGTCTTTTGAGGATCTGTTGGATGCGCCATTTGATCAACTTAGTAGCCCTGAGTCGCTGTTGCTGATAGAAACTTATACCCAAAGCCAGGAATTAGTAGCGGTGTAAGGAAATAGGTGGGTAATAAAAGCCCACCTCAACCTGACTGTTTAGTTACATGCTCAAGTATAAATTTACCTGTCTGTTTTTGAGAAAACATTAACAAGTGCTATCCATCTCTCTACACCAAATCTAAAAGATAGGAGCCATTTCCATGTCTGGTGTCAGCCTAATTGAATTAGTAACAAGCACTCACTATTTAGTTTCCCAAATTACTGCTCATCCCGATTTTCAATCTCTTGATTATCAGCCAGATTTAACTATTGATGACGCTCTAACTGCTCTGTCTTATCTCAAAGATGAGCTAGAAACTAATCAGGAATTATCTATTACTACAGAGATTGCTGATTAAAGAAACTCGCCCGAACCATCTGTGTTAATTCGGGCGACTGCTAGTATTCATTAACTTTTTACATCTTAATGCAGTAAGTACAAGCATTAAAAACGGTTTAAACATTTAATTGGGTAATCTCATGAGTTGTGTAATCTCTGCTCTTGAAAGGAATTGGTATTTATCCCCGCCTTGAGGTAAACAAATGCCCTCTGTTGTGGTTGATTTGTGGGAACGAGTGTATATCACAGCTAATGGAACTTTTGGTTACTGCTGCGGCGTAGTGTGGCAAGACGACCAGTTAGTTTATGCAGTTGCGAGTAACCGCAACATTGCCTATCTGGGCAAACACGAAATTATTGGTACTGGACAAGTACAACCTACCAACTTGGAGCAACCTGCTTTTGCTGTGGGCGATCGCATATTACTCCGTTTCACCAGCCACGCCACAAAACAGCGTTTGGTGTTGGGTGTAGTGTTGGTGAACAACAGTTGGTTTTACGTTGTTGAAATGGTTTCCCCTGCTTTATCCCCCGCACTGGGTTCACCAATCCGTTTCCCGTTGGTTAGTGAAAAAGATTTAGTTCGAGTGCTTTTGTAAGTCCATATACTCTCTCAAGGAGTAAGTTATGAATTTCTCTTTCAATGAAAACGTCTTTACTGAATCTGTTTCGTTAAGAACATCTGCAATTTCCAATTTGGATGATGCACGCGCTCAAGATGTCCTCAGCAAAGCAAAAGCAATTGTGTTCGCTCTGTGGAATGGGGAAGGTTGGGCTACTGTTGACCAGTTAGCTAATTACTTCGAGTATTCGATACAAGGTATTAAGCATATCTACGAGAGAAATAGTAAAGAATTTCGGACTCATGAAACCAAAAAGCTGACGGGTAAAGAGTTAACTGATGCTCGCTCCAAGTTGGAGCTACCATCCCGAACATCCCAAGCTAGGGTATTTTCACCTCTAGGCACACTCAGAATAGCAATGTTGTTGAGTGAATCTGAAATTGCCGCCCAAGTCAGAACCATTATTTTAGACTTGGTTGCGTCAGTACCAAAAGTTACAATGCAATCTGAACCTATCCCCACCCCTGCACCCGCACTTCCCCCAGTTGAACAGCGATTGCATACTTTGGTTCAGTCGATGAAAACGCTTGCTGAACTCACAGGCGGACGGCTCAACCCGTACATGGAACAACAGATGAAGGATTTCGCCGCCAACCTCTTAGCCGAACATA belongs to Nostoc sp. NIES-3756 and includes:
- a CDS encoding HAD family hydrolase translates to MEFNNNIEAVIFDCDGVLADTMPLHYEAYKRAFNEVGLTLERDFFYSCSGGKASETLKKLLDGQNYSGDLLQLHQRKKEIMFDLISSEQLRPLASARLVPLLSRCYRLAVVSSGSATSVNYVIRSLNLSEYFEEIITGEDVQLGKPNPEPFLLVADRMRIAPCKCLVIEDSQAGIEAADQAKMQSLSVYSFVPTI
- a CDS encoding outer membrane protein assembly factor BamE, whose protein sequence is MSVVSFLSGCDNNPFDNKPFNQQAWLENPLNKSKDKNARLEMSENLLKNHLQIGMTRQQTRKLLGEPDFVNSNCGDKNSCDNYYLGEYIFLLTFDSASKLIKKEIVSI
- a CDS encoding ribbon-helix-helix protein, CopG family, producing MTINLSSSEAERLDKYCSSTGRPATDVIRELIRSLPTLESQNVN
- a CDS encoding DUF1392 family protein — protein: MPSVVVDLWERVYITANGTFGYCCGVVWQDDQLVYAVASNRNIAYLGKHEIIGTGQVQPTNLEQPAFAVGDRILLRFTSHATKQRLVLGVVLVNNSWFYVVEMVSPALSPALGSPIRFPLVSEKDLVRVLL
- a CDS encoding ribbon-helix-helix domain-containing protein; this translates as MVLSVVTAKKRISLYLDEALKSDLERLAKIRKRSLSNLIEVICEEEVERAKQSGELKDA
- a CDS encoding cysteine hydrolase family protein; this translates as MIKGILLAVDLQNSFLITPECVAVVPKVVAHASQFHQVWATRFFNRNPNFSRQVNWNEMVSGQETELCYALIGVVSKTFDKPSYSSMSPALLQALQKDAITTVAVCGVDTDACVMATALGLFDAGFETFVVSDACASSGGQEYHEAAIKILKRNIGEKYVISFSELPTMLSLGLA
- a CDS encoding Coq4 family protein, with the protein product MPSIVQTLKGIKAFVMLLLDENGNLQPVWELSSSLLDSRAFPLAVAGMKTTPEVADILAQRYIAPTHDLEALLQYPPDSLGYTYASHMKQLGFKTLEPEINIDSDSTYVENRWRQTHDIWHVITGFDTSEIGEIGLQAFYLAQLQLPLASLLIANALIAVTLWRPQSLCPLLMAILKGWEMGSNAKPLIAQKWEQFWEKPVTLLRTELNVQPINFCEFALKLV
- a CDS encoding TetR/AcrR family transcriptional regulator, which encodes MTKELYKASTMRRQPKQARSQERVHHILDVAEQLFIEFGYEQTTTRAIATRAAIPVGSLYQFFPDKDAIVRALANRYFEREYQIFVQLHAELAEADIATYVERMINAFEDFAQQHPGYRAVLGQLIDLMTVTNVSKFNEYDQQILVELAHFFSQRNPQLDTTQSQLIATTVVKVSNELLWLSFTREPFERKQLVKEIKTLITAYLQTYQI
- the vapC gene encoding type II toxin-antitoxin system tRNA(fMet)-specific endonuclease VapC — protein: MRYLLDTNACIVYLNRPMSGVRQRLESLSPADIAVCSVVKAELFYGSMRSNNPTRTLALQEVFLNNFVSLPFDDRAARMFGTIRADLASLGSPIGPYDLQIAAIAVVNNLTLVTHNTREFSRVSGLVIEDWEQQQ